The Maritimibacter sp. DP1N21-5 sequence CCACTTGTCATGGGGCAGTGCGATCACCGCGACCTCGTGAACGGCGGGGTGGGTGAACAGCACCTCCTCGACCTCGCGCGAGGCGACCATGGTGCCGCCGGTCTTGATGATGTCTTTCGTGCGGTCCACGACGGTGATGTAGCCTTCGTCGTCCATCACTCCCACGTCGCCGGAGTGGAACCAGCCGCCGGCAAAGGCCTCGGCGGTCGCCTCGGGCTTTTCCCAGTAGCCCGACAGAAGCTGCGGCGAGCGGTGCACGATCTCGCCCTGCTCGCCGGGGGCCACGTCGCGCATCTCCTCGTCCACCAGCCGCGTGTCGACGTTGTAGATCGGACGACCCGCCGAGGCCGGGCGCGCGTCATGTTCGTCGGGGTAGAGCACCGTCGCGAGCGGGCCGATCTCCGACTGGCCGTAACAGTTGTAGGGCGCCGCGCCGGGGAGCCGCTCGCGAAGTTCCCGAAGCACCGGAACCGGCATGATCGACGCGCCGTAGTAGACGTATTGCAGGCTGGTCAGGTCGCGGTCGTCAAACGACCTGGCGCGCAGGAGGCTGATCCACACTGTCGGCGGCGCGAAGAATGACGTGATCCCGTGACGTTCGATCAATTCGAGGCAAAGGTCCGGCAGGGGCGCTTCGATGAGCCATGTGGTCGCCCCGACAAGGAACTGCGGCACGGTGAAGACATGCATCTGAGCGGAGTGATAGAGCGGCAGGCCGGCGAGCGCCCGGTCGGCACCGGACAGGTTCAATTCCACGATACAGGAGGTGTATTCGGCGAGCAGCGCCCGGTGGCTCATCATCGCGCCCTTGGGGGCGGCCGTGGTGCCGGACGTGTAGAGCAACTGGACAAGGTCCTCGGGGTCGATCCCCTCGCCAAGGTCGTCGGGCACCGTGATCGACGCGTCCCGTGCACGCGACAGGATATCGTCGTCACCTTCGAAGAGCCGCCCGTAGACCGTCATCGGTCCACGCTTCGCCAGCACCTCGTCCGCCTTCGCTTCCAGTCCCGGATCGACGAAGAGTGCGGCGGCGCCGGAGTTGTCGAGGATGTAGTCGAGTTCGCGCCCGACCAGCGCGTAGTTGATTGGGACATGGATGAACCCGACCCGCGCGCAGGCGAGATAGAGGACGAGATAGGCGTCGGAATTGCGGCCGTAGGCGGCGATCCGGTCGCCGGGTTGCAACCCCTGCGCCAGAAGGCTCGCAGCGACCCGGCCGGCGGCGTCGTGGATCTCGCGGAACGTCCAGCTCCGGTCCGCGAAGTGAAGCGCGGTCCGGTCGCGAAACCGTGCGGCGGCCCGGGCGAGCGCATCGGCGATGGTGTTGCGCCCGGCGCGTTTGATCTGTGCATCGGTCATGATGTCCTCCCTCGGTTGCAAGCTTCGTCCGGGGATCGGAAATCGCAACCGGTTTTCGCGCCGTTCGGGGCTGACGTCCGGTCACATGGCCCGGCGGGCAGGACTGGACGCCGCGCCGGAGAAGCGCTTACGCTGTGGAAAAGGGAGTGCGATGGCCACAGGGTTTTTCACGTCAGGACAAACGGATACCGGCGCGATCCGGGTGCAATCGCCCGGCGATCCGGCGGCCAGCTCCGGGCCGGTCCCGCCGGTTCCGCCGGGCCCCGCGCCAGAGGACATCGCGCTCGACCTCTGGGATCAGGCTCTGGTCTTCGTGCAAAGCCTCCTGCGACCGTGGAACGCCTATCAGGTCATCATCGCCCTCGCGATCCTCGCCTTCGCAGTTCTCGCCCGCCGCTATGTCGCGCCCCGCTATTACGAATGGCTCAGGGCACGCGAGGGCTGGCCCACGTGGCGGATGCGGTTCGGGATCGTGATGCACCGTCGCATGTCGCTCATCCTCTTCGTTGCGACGATCTGGCCGGTGGTCTGGATCATGCGCGAGGTCACCTGGCCCTCGCGGTCCTACCTTCTGGGCATCATTGGGCAGATGGCGCTGGCCTGGCTCATCATCGCGGTGCTGGCACGCTTCATCGGCAATACGTTCCTGCGCGGCGTTGTGCGCACGGCCGGCTGGATCTGGGTCACCCTGTCGCTCATGAACCTGACCGACGAGGCGGTGACGATCTTCGACGGTCTCGCCATTCACCTGGGCGACATGCGCCTGTCGGTCTGGATGATCATTCAGGCCATCGTCATCCTGGGAGCGCTTTTTTTCGCTGCGCGGTTCGTGTCGATCAACTCCGCCGCTCGCATCCGGCGCAACGACGATATCTCGCCCTCGATGCAGGTGCTCGCGATCAAGTTCCTCCAGGTGATCTTGTTCGGTGCGGCCATATTCATCGGGTTGCGGGTGGTGGGCGTCGACCTCACCGGACTCGCGGTCCTGTCGGGCGCGATCGGCGTCGGGCTCGGTTTCGGGCTTCAGAAGGTGGTGTCGAACCTCGTGTCGGGCGTGATCATCCTGCTCGACAAGTCGATCAAGCCGGGCGACGTGATCAGCCTTGGCGACACCTTCGGCTGGATCGAGCAACTGGGCGCGCGATACGTGAGCGTCGTGACGCGGGACGGCAAGGAATACCTGATCCCGAACGAAGACCTGATTACCGGACAGGTTGTGAACTGGTCGCACACCAACGCCTTCGTCCGGCTCGATATCTACTTCGGGACCGCCTATCAGGACGACCCCCATGTGGTGCGCCGGGTGGCGATCGAGGCGGCGACGTCAGTCAAGCGGGTGCTGAGTTTCCGCCCCCCGGTCTGCCATATCGTGGGCTTCGGCGATTCCTCGGTGGACTACATCCTGCGCTTCTGGATCGACGACCCGACCGGGGGGCTGACGAACATCCGGGGCAACGTCTATCTGGCGCTTTGGGACGCGTTCAAGGAGAACGGCATCTCGATTCCCTTCCCGCAAAGGGAGGTGCGCCACCTGAACGATCCGCGTGATATGGCGTATTCGACGGAATCCGAGAATTGAAAATTCGCGTGAGGATGATACCTTTAAACTATCCTCGCGTCGGGATAAGACAGGCGCTCAAATTAGGAGGACTATGTCCTGGACACTGACACGAAGGCGGCCGACCTGGCGGCCGCAGGTGCGGGCGACATGAGCGCGACGCCCGCTGAACCGACGAGCCAGAAAGTGCTCGAGCGCATTCTCGCTTCGCTGGAAGACGACAAGGCCGAGGACATCGTGACCATCGACCTGCGCGGAAAATCCGCCATGGCCGATCACATGATCGTCTGTTCTGGCCGGTCGTCGCGGCAGGTGGCCGCGATCTCGGAGAAGCTGACCGACAACCTCAAGCAGGATTTCGGCATCATCTCCAAGCTCGAGGGCAAGGATCAGGGCGACTGGGTCCTCATCGACACGGGCGACGTCATCGTCCATGTCTTCCGCCCGGAAGTGCGAGAGTTCTATCAGATCGAGAAGATGTGGATGGACACGCACGCGGTCCCCAAGACGGCGCGGACCTGATCCGGGCCTGAGCTGTCATGCGCATTCACATCGTCGCTGTCGGGCGTCTGCGCAAAGGCCCCGAACGCGAGCTGATCGACGACTATGTCACCCGGTTCGACCGCACCGGCCGCGCGCTTGGTCTGGGTCCGCTCACGCTTCATGAAGTCGAAGACAAGAAGGGCGGCGGAATGCCGGCCGAAGCCGCGTTGCTCGACCGCGCCGTGCCGGATGGCGCCGTTCTGGTCGTGCTGGACGAACGCGGGCGGATCATGACCTCGCCGGAGTTTTCCGACCAGCTGGCCGGCTGGCGCGATCAGGGGCGCGGCGACGTGGCCTTCGTCATCGGGGGCGCGGACGGGATCGACCCCAGCTTGCGCGCCCGGGCCGATGCCGCGCTCTCTCTTGGCCAGATGGTCTGGCCCCACATGCTGGCGCGCGTGATGCTCTCCGAACAGCTCTACCGCGCGGCTTCGATCCTTGCGGGATCGCCCTATCATCGGGTCTAGGCGACGCGGTCCCTTTGCGCCAAGCTGACCCAAGGGACCAAGGGGCGCGCACATGACCGACTTTCTTCTTCTTGCATTCGTCTTTCTGATCGCCGGCGTGGTGGCCGTGCCCATCGCCTCGCGCCTGGGGCTCGGGTCCGTGCTAGGCTACCTCCTTGCGGGCATCGTCATTTCCCCGGTGCTGGCCTGGCTCCATGTCGATGTGATCCAGATCCAGCATTTCGCCGAATTCGGCGTGGTGATGATGCTCTTCCTCGTCGGGCTGGAGCTCGAGCCCCGGCGTCTCTGGGCCATGCGCGCGCGCCTTCTGGGCCTTGGCGGAGGGCAGGTCGTCCTCACGGCCGCCGTGGTTATGGGTGCTGCGATGCTTCTCGGGCAGGTCTGGACCGTCGCGCTGACCGTGGGTCTGGTCCTGGCGCTGTCGTCCACGGCCATCGTGCTCCAGACGCTCGGCGAGAAGGGTCTCATGCGGTCCGACGGGGGACAGTCGAGCTTTTCGGTCCTTCTGTTTCAGGACATCGCCGTCATCCCGATGCTGGCACTCATTCCGCTCCTCGCGCTTCCCGAGCTGACCGAGGCTTTGCACCACGGCACCGAGGGCGACCACGGCAGCGGCCTGTCCCTCGTCGACGGGCTTCCCGGCTGGGGCGTCGCGCTTGCCACGGTCGGGGCCATCGCGGCGGTCGTGGGCGCGGGCGCCTATGTCGTCGGCCCGGTGTTTCGCTTCATCGCTGCGGCCAACCTGCGCGAGCTGTTCGTCGCCACGGCGCTCATGTTCGTGATCGGCATCGCGCTTCTCATGTCGCTCGTCAGCCTGTCGCCCGCGCTGGGCACCTTCCTCGCGGGCGTCGTGCTGGCCAACAGCGAATACCGGCACGAGCTCGAAAGCGACATCGACCCGTTCCGGGGCCTACTTCTGGGCCTTTTCTTCATGACCGTTGGGGCGGGTATCAACTTCGCCCTGCTCGCCGAGAGCTTTGCCGTGATCCTTGGCCTGACCCTCGGCCTGATCCTTCTCAAATGCGCCGTGCTCTACGCGCTCGCCATCGTCTTTCGCGTCCGGGGCGCGGATCGCTGGCTTTTCGCGCTCGGCCTCGCACAGGCGGGCGAGTTCGGCTTCGTGCTCCTGTCCTTCACCGTGGCCAATGGCGTGCTTCCCACCGACCTCGCCGATCGCCTGCTCCTCGTCGTGGCGCTGTCCATGCTGCTCACCCCGGCGCTCTTCATCCTCTACGACCGGGTCATCGCGCCGCGGTTTTCGCAAACCGAGGACCGCGAGATGGACGAGATCGAGGAAGAGAACGACATCATCATCGCGGGCCACGGGCGGGTCGGCGGCATCGTCGCCCGGATGCTGCGCGGTGCGGGCATGACGCCGACCGTCATCGACTATTCCTCAACGCAGCTCGAGATGCTCAAACGCTTCCACGTGCAAGCCTACTACGGCGATGCCACGCGCGCGGACCTGCTCCACGCCGCCGGGATCGACCGCTGCAAGCTCTTCGTCGTGGCCATCGACGACAAGGAGCAGATCACCGAACTCGTGAAGCATCTCGTCCACAACCACCCGACTATCCACGTCATGGCCCGCGCCCTCGACCGCAACCATGTCTACGACCTCTGGTATGCGGGCTGCCGCGACATCATCCGGGAAACCTACGACTCGTCTTTGCGCATGGGCCGCTCCGCCTTCGAGGCGCTGGGCTATTCCCCTGATCAGGCGCAGCGGGTCACCGATCTCTTCGCCGACATGGACCGCAGCGGCATGCTCATCGCCGCCGAGCACTATGACCCGACCATCCCGACCCAGGAGAACGAGGCCTATATCGCGAAGCTCAACGAGGCGCGCGGTGATCTCGAGGCCGATTTCCTCGCCCGTGCCCGGATGATCCTGTCGGATAGCGAGGCGGCGCGCGCCTGATCCCCTTCACTGCTTCCCAAATACCTCGGAGGGGTCTGGGGAGGCAGAGCCTCCCCAGTTGATCGTGCCAGACGAAGTCTGGCGCGAAACCTTTTCAATCCTCCGCCCCCCGTCTACAAATCTCCCCAAGGCAAGAACGAGGCGCATATGACCATCCCGAAACCCGTCGTCCTTTGTATTCTCGATGGCTGGGGCCTGCGCGTGGAAAGCTCGGGCAACGCGGTGGCGCTCGCCGAAACGCCCGCCTTCGACGAGTTGATGATGGTCTGCCCGAATGCCACGCTCGTGACCCACGGCAATGACGTGGGCCTGCCCAAGGGACAGATGGGCAATTCCGAGGTGGGTCATACCAACATCGGTGCTGGTCGCGTGGTGGCGATGGACCTCGGCCAGATCGACCTTGCCATCGAAGACCGCAGCTTTTTCCAGAACCCGGCGCTGATGGCCTTCATCGACGATCTGAAGACCTCGGGCGGGACCGCGCATCTGATGGGGCTCGTCTCTCCGGGCGGTGTGCATTCGCATCAGGACCACATGGTCGCCGCCGCGCGCGCGCTTCATGATGCGGGTCTCGCGGTCACGGTGCATGTCA is a genomic window containing:
- a CDS encoding fatty acyl-CoA synthetase, whose protein sequence is MTDAQIKRAGRNTIADALARAAARFRDRTALHFADRSWTFREIHDAAGRVAASLLAQGLQPGDRIAAYGRNSDAYLVLYLACARVGFIHVPINYALVGRELDYILDNSGAAALFVDPGLEAKADEVLAKRGPMTVYGRLFEGDDDILSRARDASITVPDDLGEGIDPEDLVQLLYTSGTTAAPKGAMMSHRALLAEYTSCIVELNLSGADRALAGLPLYHSAQMHVFTVPQFLVGATTWLIEAPLPDLCLELIERHGITSFFAPPTVWISLLRARSFDDRDLTSLQYVYYGASIMPVPVLRELRERLPGAAPYNCYGQSEIGPLATVLYPDEHDARPASAGRPIYNVDTRLVDEEMRDVAPGEQGEIVHRSPQLLSGYWEKPEATAEAFAGGWFHSGDVGVMDDEGYITVVDRTKDIIKTGGTMVASREVEEVLFTHPAVHEVAVIALPHDKWVEAVTAVVVLREGGTVTEAELVDFAKAELAAFKLPKAVVFVEELPRNTAGKILKRQLRDEHVGLFGSA
- a CDS encoding mechanosensitive ion channel family protein: MATGFFTSGQTDTGAIRVQSPGDPAASSGPVPPVPPGPAPEDIALDLWDQALVFVQSLLRPWNAYQVIIALAILAFAVLARRYVAPRYYEWLRAREGWPTWRMRFGIVMHRRMSLILFVATIWPVVWIMREVTWPSRSYLLGIIGQMALAWLIIAVLARFIGNTFLRGVVRTAGWIWVTLSLMNLTDEAVTIFDGLAIHLGDMRLSVWMIIQAIVILGALFFAARFVSINSAARIRRNDDISPSMQVLAIKFLQVILFGAAIFIGLRVVGVDLTGLAVLSGAIGVGLGFGLQKVVSNLVSGVIILLDKSIKPGDVISLGDTFGWIEQLGARYVSVVTRDGKEYLIPNEDLITGQVVNWSHTNAFVRLDIYFGTAYQDDPHVVRRVAIEAATSVKRVLSFRPPVCHIVGFGDSSVDYILRFWIDDPTGGLTNIRGNVYLALWDAFKENGISIPFPQREVRHLNDPRDMAYSTESEN
- the rsfS gene encoding ribosome silencing factor — its product is MSATPAEPTSQKVLERILASLEDDKAEDIVTIDLRGKSAMADHMIVCSGRSSRQVAAISEKLTDNLKQDFGIISKLEGKDQGDWVLIDTGDVIVHVFRPEVREFYQIEKMWMDTHAVPKTART
- the rlmH gene encoding 23S rRNA (pseudouridine(1915)-N(3))-methyltransferase RlmH, which codes for MRIHIVAVGRLRKGPERELIDDYVTRFDRTGRALGLGPLTLHEVEDKKGGGMPAEAALLDRAVPDGAVLVVLDERGRIMTSPEFSDQLAGWRDQGRGDVAFVIGGADGIDPSLRARADAALSLGQMVWPHMLARVMLSEQLYRAASILAGSPYHRV
- a CDS encoding cation:proton antiporter, coding for MTDFLLLAFVFLIAGVVAVPIASRLGLGSVLGYLLAGIVISPVLAWLHVDVIQIQHFAEFGVVMMLFLVGLELEPRRLWAMRARLLGLGGGQVVLTAAVVMGAAMLLGQVWTVALTVGLVLALSSTAIVLQTLGEKGLMRSDGGQSSFSVLLFQDIAVIPMLALIPLLALPELTEALHHGTEGDHGSGLSLVDGLPGWGVALATVGAIAAVVGAGAYVVGPVFRFIAAANLRELFVATALMFVIGIALLMSLVSLSPALGTFLAGVVLANSEYRHELESDIDPFRGLLLGLFFMTVGAGINFALLAESFAVILGLTLGLILLKCAVLYALAIVFRVRGADRWLFALGLAQAGEFGFVLLSFTVANGVLPTDLADRLLLVVALSMLLTPALFILYDRVIAPRFSQTEDREMDEIEEENDIIIAGHGRVGGIVARMLRGAGMTPTVIDYSSTQLEMLKRFHVQAYYGDATRADLLHAAGIDRCKLFVVAIDDKEQITELVKHLVHNHPTIHVMARALDRNHVYDLWYAGCRDIIRETYDSSLRMGRSAFEALGYSPDQAQRVTDLFADMDRSGMLIAAEHYDPTIPTQENEAYIAKLNEARGDLEADFLARARMILSDSEAARA